CTCTTTGCTCGTCGGAACTAATTTTACCCATATGTTTGACCAATCGAGCCTTATCCACTGTACGAATTTGGTCAAGCACAATCTGCCCATCTTTGCCTTGAAACTGACAAGCTACGCGTGTGGGATATGCTTGTCCCTTTGTAGTCATTGGAGCAATAATTAGGATAGCAATATGGCAGTTCATCTCGTCTGGCGAAATTATTACACAAGGGCGCGTTTTTTCAATTTCACTGCCAATAGTGGGAGCGAGATTAACTAGGAAAACATCAAAACGCTTGACTACCATTCCCATTTGACCTGATCCCAG
This region of Nostoc sp. UHCC 0302 genomic DNA includes:
- a CDS encoding type II toxin-antitoxin system PemK/MazF family toxin — protein: MVVKRFDVFLVNLAPTIGSEIEKTRPCVIISPDEMNCHIAILIIAPMTTKGQAYPTRVACQFQGKDGQIVLDQIRTVDKARLVKHMGKISSDEQRAVLDTLADMFAE